The following proteins come from a genomic window of Natronosalvus vescus:
- the gcvT gene encoding glycine cleavage system aminomethyltransferase GcvT, producing the protein MSLQMPPLRRVHDDRGAKVTEFGGWEMPVEFDSIREEHQAVRENVGKFDVSHMGEIEVAGPDATQLMQRLTSNDVTALDVRDSQYAVIPDTDGVIIDDTVLYRLPDADGHRRYLFIPNAGNDEAMAERWRTHRDELGLEATVDNQTQEYAMFAIQGPNARSLAADVVDEPKAVGDLGRFEATDASIDGIECWIARTGYTGEDGLEVLAPWDEAEPIWAAFDCQPCGLGARDTLRLEAGFVLAGQDFDHESNPRTPYECGIGFTVKLDTEFVGRDALEQVKEEGIEEKLVGFRLVDRGIARHGYDILNGDGDPIGTVTSGTMSPTLEAAIGMGYVPVEYADEGTVVRIDVRGRNKKAKIETTPFIDTV; encoded by the coding sequence ATGTCGCTTCAGATGCCGCCACTGCGTCGGGTTCACGACGATCGCGGGGCGAAGGTCACCGAGTTTGGCGGCTGGGAGATGCCGGTCGAATTCGACTCGATCCGCGAGGAACACCAGGCCGTCCGTGAGAACGTCGGCAAGTTCGACGTCTCACACATGGGTGAAATCGAGGTGGCAGGCCCGGACGCGACGCAATTGATGCAGCGACTCACCTCGAACGACGTCACCGCTCTCGACGTCCGCGATTCCCAGTACGCGGTCATCCCCGACACCGACGGCGTGATCATCGACGACACCGTGCTCTACCGACTGCCCGACGCCGACGGCCACCGTCGCTATCTGTTCATCCCGAACGCGGGCAACGACGAGGCGATGGCAGAGCGATGGCGCACCCACCGAGACGAGTTGGGGCTCGAGGCAACCGTCGATAACCAGACCCAGGAGTACGCGATGTTCGCCATCCAGGGGCCGAACGCCCGTTCGCTCGCGGCCGACGTCGTCGACGAGCCGAAGGCGGTCGGCGACCTGGGTCGGTTCGAGGCGACCGACGCGTCGATCGACGGTATCGAGTGCTGGATCGCTCGAACCGGCTACACGGGCGAGGACGGTCTCGAGGTGCTCGCTCCCTGGGACGAAGCCGAACCCATCTGGGCGGCGTTCGACTGCCAGCCCTGTGGGCTCGGAGCCAGGGACACCCTTCGCCTCGAGGCCGGCTTCGTCCTGGCCGGACAGGATTTCGACCACGAGTCGAACCCGCGGACACCCTACGAGTGCGGGATCGGGTTTACCGTCAAACTGGACACCGAGTTCGTCGGCCGGGATGCGCTCGAGCAGGTAAAGGAGGAAGGCATCGAGGAGAAACTCGTCGGCTTCCGACTCGTCGACCGCGGCATCGCTCGCCACGGGTACGACATCCTGAACGGTGACGGCGACCCGATCGGCACGGTGACGAGCGGGACGATGAGTCCGACGCTCGAGGCGGCAATCGGGATGGGATACGTCCCGGTCGAGTACGCCGACGAGGGAACGGTCGTCCGCATCGACGTTCGTGGACGGAACAAAAAGGCAAAGATTGAAACGACTCCCTTCATCGACACAGTATAA
- a CDS encoding ABC transporter permease — translation MNTVIRLVGHRFLFALVVIWLLLTAMFAFLNWAPDPNETLAAWGAATGGGDPQSAVDTYQASRGLDGSLHERYLDWMIGYATFDWGWSHTYERPVGSVVLDATLVSAVYIIPALVVSTIASTLLGYYSATASTKRLESIVRVGAYAIAAIPAFFLAGAAFSYAIYEFGLGSLVYDSAASPLAPTNLKAYVVPAVVLSLTLFGAQSRYVRAQTAEYAGQDFVKLARSKGLSKSAVSRHILANAKYPLLSLSFAEVLSIFVLTVYVLEYIFTINGIGYVGYTAIDTRDGQLILGAMLVPVGIGLLGNLLIDLASELYDPRTDDSYAH, via the coding sequence ATGAACACCGTCATCAGACTCGTCGGACACCGATTCCTGTTTGCCCTCGTCGTCATCTGGCTATTGCTTACCGCGATGTTCGCCTTTCTCAACTGGGCACCGGATCCAAACGAGACGTTGGCCGCCTGGGGAGCAGCCACCGGCGGCGGCGATCCCCAATCCGCCGTCGACACGTATCAGGCGAGTCGCGGCCTCGATGGGTCACTCCACGAGCGATATCTGGACTGGATGATCGGATACGCCACGTTCGACTGGGGGTGGTCACACACGTACGAGCGTCCGGTCGGCAGCGTCGTCCTCGATGCGACGCTCGTCTCTGCAGTGTACATCATTCCAGCGCTCGTCGTGTCGACGATCGCGAGTACGCTACTCGGATACTACTCCGCCACCGCGTCGACGAAGCGACTCGAATCCATCGTTCGCGTGGGTGCCTATGCGATCGCTGCGATCCCGGCGTTTTTCCTCGCCGGTGCCGCCTTCAGCTACGCCATCTACGAGTTCGGCCTCGGCAGCCTGGTGTACGATAGTGCTGCCTCGCCGCTCGCCCCGACGAACCTGAAAGCGTACGTCGTCCCAGCCGTCGTACTGTCGCTGACGCTCTTCGGCGCGCAGTCACGGTACGTCCGCGCACAAACGGCCGAGTACGCCGGTCAAGACTTCGTCAAACTGGCTCGATCGAAGGGGCTCAGCAAGTCGGCCGTCTCGAGACACATCCTGGCCAACGCCAAGTACCCTCTCCTCTCGCTCTCGTTCGCCGAGGTGCTCTCGATCTTCGTCCTGACGGTCTACGTCCTCGAGTACATCTTCACGATCAACGGTATCGGATACGTCGGGTACACGGCGATCGATACTCGCGACGGACAGTTGATCCTCGGGGCGATGCTGGTTCCTGTTGGTATCGGACTCCTCGGAAACCTCCTGATCGATCTCGCCAGTGAGTTGTATGATCCGCGTACAGACGATTCCTACGCCCATTGA
- a CDS encoding S8 family peptidase: MSEDDIPGFDRRTVLKSAGALGAFFGISGLTVATPGRRPGPKEDEIVVGMGANVSDAEATLASELPEQAEIVHRNETLGYVAVKLPEQASAQARENVKNRVEAVRGVEYAEDNATYEALYTPNDPMYGQQYAPQQVNCEGAWDTTLGDPGVTISIIDQGIQYDHPNLAENMDGSVSNYGYDFVDNNDDPYPVSQGENHGTHVGGIAAGGTDNGEGHAGISNCSMLSARALGDGGGGSLTDIADAIQWSGDQGADVINMSLGGGGFSDTMNNACEYAYNQGSLLIAAAGNDYGGSVSYPAAYDSVMAVSALDENETLTSYSNKGSQIELAAPGSNVLSTVNWDDYDELSGTSMASPVAAGVAALAKSAHSGLSNDQLRSHLQNTAVDIGLPADEQGHGRVDANLAVNTDPGDDGGDDPDDPDDPDDPGECGDEVNTASAEGHLSGGWYGNPSDTYSYDLQTDDPCHATITLDGPSNATFDLYLTLDGRTPTTTDYDERSYNWGADEEISVDLDGDESFGILVDRYDGEGSYTLTVEELGK, encoded by the coding sequence ATGTCAGAGGATGACATTCCAGGCTTTGATCGACGTACCGTACTGAAATCCGCTGGTGCACTCGGTGCCTTCTTCGGTATCAGTGGACTCACCGTTGCAACCCCTGGCCGTAGGCCAGGGCCAAAAGAAGACGAAATCGTCGTCGGGATGGGGGCGAACGTCTCCGACGCCGAAGCGACACTCGCTTCGGAACTTCCCGAACAGGCCGAGATCGTCCACCGCAACGAGACACTCGGCTACGTCGCCGTCAAACTTCCAGAGCAGGCGTCGGCGCAGGCCAGAGAGAACGTCAAGAACCGCGTCGAGGCCGTCCGGGGTGTGGAGTACGCCGAGGACAACGCCACCTACGAGGCGCTTTACACGCCGAACGACCCGATGTACGGCCAGCAGTACGCCCCACAGCAGGTCAATTGTGAAGGTGCGTGGGACACGACGCTCGGCGATCCTGGTGTCACGATCTCGATCATCGACCAGGGGATCCAGTACGACCATCCGAACCTCGCGGAGAACATGGACGGGAGCGTCTCCAACTACGGCTACGACTTCGTCGACAACAACGACGATCCGTACCCAGTTTCGCAGGGTGAGAACCACGGGACGCACGTCGGTGGGATCGCCGCCGGCGGCACGGACAACGGTGAGGGCCACGCCGGCATCTCGAACTGTTCGATGCTCTCGGCTCGAGCCCTCGGCGACGGTGGCGGCGGGTCGCTGACGGACATCGCCGACGCGATCCAGTGGTCGGGTGACCAGGGTGCGGACGTCATCAACATGTCTCTGGGTGGTGGTGGCTTCTCCGATACGATGAACAACGCCTGTGAGTACGCCTACAATCAGGGATCGCTCCTCATCGCCGCCGCCGGGAACGACTACGGTGGCAGCGTCTCGTACCCCGCAGCGTACGATTCGGTGATGGCCGTCTCCGCATTGGACGAAAACGAAACTCTCACATCGTACTCGAACAAGGGCAGCCAGATCGAACTCGCTGCGCCGGGAAGCAACGTCCTCTCGACGGTCAACTGGGACGACTACGACGAGCTCTCCGGCACGTCGATGGCATCCCCGGTCGCTGCCGGGGTGGCCGCGCTCGCGAAATCGGCCCATTCGGGCCTCTCGAACGACCAGCTTCGTTCTCATCTTCAGAACACGGCCGTCGACATTGGCCTTCCCGCGGATGAACAGGGACACGGTCGCGTAGATGCGAATCTCGCAGTCAATACTGATCCAGGTGACGACGGCGGCGACGACCCGGACGATCCCGACGATCCCGACGACCCAGGCGAATGTGGTGACGAGGTCAACACCGCAAGCGCCGAGGGGCACCTGAGCGGCGGCTGGTACGGGAACCCGAGCGACACCTACTCCTACGACCTCCAGACGGACGATCCGTGCCACGCGACGATCACCCTCGATGGGCCGTCGAACGCGACGTTCGACCTGTATCTCACCCTGGACGGTCGAACGCCGACGACGACCGACTACGACGAACGGTCGTACAACTGGGGTGCCGACGAGGAGATCAGCGTCGACCTCGACGGCGACGAGAGCTTCGGCATCCTCGTCGACCGCTACGACGGCGAGGGAAGTTACACCCTGACCGTCGAGGAACTCGGCAAATAA
- the gcvH gene encoding glycine cleavage system protein GcvH, with product MSFDTPDDRRYLESHEWALETDDGVKVGISDFAQDELGDVVFVELPDEGDSMTQEEAFGVIESIKAVSDLYAPISGTVTAVNEDLFDAPELVNEDPFGDGWMLEIDPDDESELEALLSAEAYSDQVA from the coding sequence ATGAGCTTCGACACACCAGACGATCGACGGTACCTCGAATCGCACGAGTGGGCACTCGAAACGGACGACGGCGTCAAAGTCGGCATCTCCGACTTCGCACAGGACGAACTCGGCGACGTCGTCTTCGTCGAACTTCCCGACGAAGGCGACTCGATGACCCAGGAGGAGGCCTTCGGCGTGATCGAGTCGATCAAAGCGGTCTCCGACCTCTATGCACCGATTAGCGGCACGGTGACGGCCGTCAACGAAGACCTGTTCGACGCCCCCGAACTCGTCAACGAGGATCCCTTCGGCGACGGGTGGATGCTCGAGATCGATCCCGACGACGAGAGCGAACTCGAGGCGTTGCTCTCGGCCGAGGCGTACAGCGATCAGGTCGCCTGA